In Pseudomonas sp. PDNC002, the DNA window GAAACTGATGAACCGCGTGCTGCCCTGGTTGCCGTTGCTGCTGGCGCTGAGCGGTTCGTCGCCTTTCTGGGGCGGACGCGATACCGGGTTGGCCAGCTATCGCCAGTCACTGTGCGGCGAGTGGCCGCGCATGGGCGTGCCGCCGTACTTCACCGGGGAGGCGGCCTGGCAGCGTTATGTCGGCCTGCTGCTGCAATACGGCCTGATGGGCGAGCCCGGGCATGCGTGGTGGTTTCTGCGCCCGTCGGCGCGCTATCCGACGCTGGAGTTACGGATCACCGATGCCTGCCCACGCATCGACGATGTGCTGTGCATCGCGGGCCTGTTTCGCCTGTTGGTGGCACAGGCCGGCGAGGCGAAGGATCCAGATGATTGCCATTGGCAACGGGCGCTGCTCGCGGAGAACTTCTGGCAGGCGAGACGACACGGATGCGCGGCGCGCTTCCTGGTGGAGGACGACCACCTGGTGACCGCGTCGGGGTGGCTGGCGATGGCGCGCAGGGCCTGCTCGGCGTTTCTCGACGCGGAGGGCGAACGGGTATTCGACTGGGCAGCGAAGATCATCGAGGAGGGCAACAGTGCCGAGCGCCAGCGGGCGGTCTATCGGCAGGTATGCCGGAGGGGTGGTTCGGAGCGTGACGCCCTGCGCGCGGTGGCGCGGCACCTGATGGTGGAGAACCGGCGGCCACCCGACTACTCGGACTGACGGCGGCCGCC includes these proteins:
- a CDS encoding carboxylate-amine ligase encodes the protein MPARATLPRFGIEEEFFLIDADSLDLSRAVPLGFSHACRGVLGDEVAEELFECQYELVSPVLRNLHSAAAFLADRRQRLRVIARSHGLETLCVAAHPFTRLHRQAPAYRPRYRQLFVEEGQVARQSLLSGLHVHAEAKGVDRVKLMNRVLPWLPLLLALSGSSPFWGGRDTGLASYRQSLCGEWPRMGVPPYFTGEAAWQRYVGLLLQYGLMGEPGHAWWFLRPSARYPTLELRITDACPRIDDVLCIAGLFRLLVAQAGEAKDPDDCHWQRALLAENFWQARRHGCAARFLVEDDHLVTASGWLAMARRACSAFLDAEGERVFDWAAKIIEEGNSAERQRAVYRQVCRRGGSERDALRAVARHLMVENRRPPDYSD